The Ananas comosus cultivar F153 linkage group 7, ASM154086v1, whole genome shotgun sequence genome has a window encoding:
- the LOC109712746 gene encoding chitinase 2-like has product MAPLDLLIPSLLLAFSLLISVPPCAFANNSKLFREYIGAGSNRVDFSDVPVNPDVEFHFILAFAIDYTVTDASPPAPADGVFTAFWDTDTLTPYKITSLKRSHPNVKLALSLGGDSFGDNRLVYFKPSSVNSWVANAVSSLTRIIKLYDLDGIDIDYEHFLAGPDTFAECIGRLVTTLKMNKVISFASIAPFEDREVKIHYRALWKKYGNAIDYVNFQFYAYDSTTNVTQFAGYFEEQSMNYYGGNVLVALSTDKSSSGGLLPENGFFDACNELKMQNKLHGIFIWAADYSISNGFSYEIMAQKLLASA; this is encoded by the coding sequence ATGGCCCCCTTGGATCTCCTGATCCCTTCTCTCCTCctcgctttctctctcctcatttCAGTACCTCCCTGCGCATTCGCCAACAATTCGAAGCTATTCAGGGAATACATCGGCGCCGGTTCGAACCGTGTCGACTTCTCCGACGTCCCCGTAAACCCCGACGTCGAATTCCACTTCATCCTCGCCTTCGCCATCGACTACACCGTCACTGACGCGTCCCCCCCGGCCCCCGCCGACGGTGTGTTCACCGCATTTTGGGACACCGATACTCTCACCCCCTATAAGATCACCTCCCTCAAGCGGAGCCACCCCAATGTCAAACTAGCCCTTAGCCTCGGCGGAGACAGTTTCGGCGATAACCGCCTCGTGTACTTCAAACCGTCATCCGTAAATTCTTGGGTGGCCAACGCCGTCTCGTCTCTTACTAGAATCATCAAGTTGTATGACTTAGACGGCATCGACATCGACTACGAGCACTTCCTCGCTGGTCCGGACACGTTCGCGGAGTGTATCGGGAGGTTGGTAACTACTCTCAAGATGAACAAAGTGATATCTTTCGCTTCGATCGCGCCTTTTGAAGACCGCGAAGTGAAGATTCACTACCGAGCTCTTTGGAAGAAGTACGGGAACGCGATCGACTACGTGAACTTTCAATTTTACGCGTACGATTCGACGACGAACGTGACTCAATTCGCGGGATATTTCGAGGAGCAAAGCATGAATTATTATGGCGGCAACGTTTTGGTTGCACTTAGCACGGACAAGAGTAGCAGTGGGGGATTATTGCCCGAAAATGGGTTCTTTGATGCGTGTAATGAGCTCAAAATGCAAAATAAGCTTCATGGTATTTTTATTTGGGCCGCGGATTATTCGATAAGTAACGGCTTCTCCTACGAGATTATGGCACAAAAATTGTTAGCTAGTGCTTAA
- the LOC109713179 gene encoding chitinase 2-like — translation MAFSSSSHLLLLLLTTIFLTTLLLPQALASPANSNLFREYIGAEFNGVKFSDVPVNQNVEFHFILSFAIDYTTSTSPSPTNGRFNIFWDSNNLSPAQVASVKRRHGNVKVALSLGGDSVSGSPANFTVSSIDSWVSNAASSLTRIMKQYDLDGIDIDYEHFLETPDTFAECIGQLITKLKRNGVVRFASIAPFDDEQVQSHYLALWRKYGHVIDYVNFQFYAYDKGTTVSQFLSYFEKQSSNYRGGKVLVSFATDGVSGGLTPDGGFFRACDSLREEGKLHGIFIWSADDSMNSGFRFEQQSQSLLASAR, via the coding sequence ATGGCCTTTTCAAGCTCaagccacctcctcctcctcctcctcaccaCCATATTCCTCACAACTCTTCTTCTACCTCAAGCTCTCGCTTCGCCCGCAAACTCCAATCTCTTCCGTGAGTACATCGGAGCGGAGTTCAACGGCGTCAAGTTCTCTGACGTCCCCGTCAACCAGAACGTAGAGTTCCACTTCATCCTCTCCTTCGCCATCGACTACACCACCTCAacctccccctcccccaccaACGGCCGCTTCAACATCTTCTGGGACAGCAACAACCTCTCCCCAGCGCAAGTAGCTTCAGTAAAACGAAGACACGGCAACGTGAAAGTTGCACTCAGCCTCGGCGGCGACAGCGTAAGCGGCAGCCCCGCGAACTTCACAGTTTCATCCATAGATTCATGGGTGAGCAATGCAGCTTCCTCTTTAACGAGAATCATGAAGCAGTACGATCTCGACGGTATCGATATCGACTACGAACACTTCCTCGAAACACCCGACACGTTCGCGGAGTGTATCGGGCAGTTGATAACGAAGCTAAAGAGGAATGGGGTGGTGCGATTCGCCTCTATCGCTCCCTTTGATGATGAACAAGTCCAAAGCCACTACCTAGCGCTGTGGAGGAAGTACGGGCACGTTATCGACTACGTGAACTTCCAATTCTACGCGTACGATAAAGGCACGACGGTTTCACAGTTTCTGAGCTACTTCGAGAAGCAGAGTTCGAACTATCGCGGCGGGAAGGTGTTGGTGAGCTTCGCTACTGACGGAGTTAGCGGTGGTTTAACGCCGGATGGAGGGTTCTTCAGAGCGTGCGATAGTCTCAGGGAGGAAGGGAAGTTGCATGGCATCTTCATTTGGTCCGCAGATGATTCGATGAACAGCGGCTTCCGCTTCGAGCAGCAGTCGCAGAGCTTGTTGGCGAGTGCTCGTTGa